In a genomic window of Gloeocapsopsis dulcis:
- the dndC gene encoding DNA phosphorothioation system sulfurtransferase DndC: MSTAQQQQDKSEQARTVADLVENIQILTTEIQELYCLDEIPWCIGYSGGKDSTAILQLIWNAIASLPPEKRTKTIHVITTDTLVENPIVAAWVSSSLKQMKQAAQEQGMPVEPHLLYPAVKDTFWVNLIGKGYPAPRNRFRWCTERLKIQPADSFIRAMIRASGEVVLVLGTRKSESVKRATTMAKHREWRVRDRLNTNPNRPNSLIYLPIEDWRTDEVWIYLNQWQNPWGYSNKELFTMYRGATADNECPLVVDTSTPSCGDSRFGCWVCTMVSKDKSMEAMIQNDEEKEWMQPLLDIRNELDLEDDRDKRDFRRIWGQVQLFERNVDGEVSVEPIPGPYTKYWREYWLRKVLQAQTQIRCTAPESMRNITLITQEELSEIRRIWLEDKHEFDDSLPRIYREVTGDVFRDSRPESDRTLLGSDEWAVLEEICGDDAMHLELMAKLLDTERQYRTMARRNGIFEALEKCFETSSRSKEEAIANAHYKRDLKNAAEQGNIETVKQLTWASLKFQATSINNNALSD; encoded by the coding sequence ATGTCTACAGCACAACAGCAACAAGATAAAAGTGAACAAGCGCGTACTGTAGCAGACTTAGTGGAAAATATCCAAATTCTCACCACTGAAATCCAAGAATTATACTGTTTAGATGAAATACCTTGGTGTATAGGTTACAGTGGCGGAAAAGACAGCACAGCGATTTTGCAACTAATCTGGAATGCGATCGCATCTCTCCCGCCAGAAAAGCGAACTAAGACGATTCATGTTATTACAACCGATACCCTTGTAGAAAATCCCATCGTCGCGGCTTGGGTAAGTAGTTCTCTCAAGCAGATGAAACAGGCGGCGCAAGAACAAGGAATGCCTGTTGAACCGCACCTACTTTATCCCGCAGTCAAAGATACCTTTTGGGTAAACTTAATCGGCAAAGGCTACCCTGCCCCACGTAACCGCTTCCGATGGTGTACTGAAAGGCTAAAGATTCAACCTGCGGATAGCTTCATTCGGGCAATGATTCGTGCGAGTGGAGAAGTCGTTCTTGTGCTGGGTACGCGCAAAAGTGAAAGCGTTAAACGTGCTACCACGATGGCGAAGCATCGAGAGTGGCGGGTACGAGATCGCCTCAATACAAATCCCAACCGACCTAACTCACTCATTTATCTCCCGATTGAAGATTGGCGTACCGATGAAGTCTGGATCTACCTCAACCAATGGCAGAATCCTTGGGGATATAGTAACAAAGAACTATTTACCATGTATCGTGGTGCAACCGCAGACAACGAATGCCCGCTTGTTGTTGATACTTCTACCCCTAGCTGTGGTGATTCGCGCTTTGGGTGTTGGGTTTGCACAATGGTGAGTAAAGATAAATCGATGGAGGCAATGATCCAAAACGATGAAGAGAAAGAATGGATGCAGCCGTTACTTGATATTCGCAATGAACTTGATCTTGAAGATGATCGCGACAAAAGAGACTTCCGACGCATTTGGGGACAAGTACAACTTTTTGAACGAAATGTGGATGGTGAAGTTTCGGTAGAACCAATTCCAGGACCTTATACTAAATACTGGCGCGAGTATTGGCTAAGGAAAGTGTTACAAGCACAAACACAAATTCGTTGCACTGCGCCGGAAAGTATGCGCAATATTACCTTAATTACACAAGAAGAACTCAGTGAAATTCGGCGGATCTGGTTAGAAGACAAGCACGAATTTGACGACAGTTTACCGCGAATTTATCGGGAAGTTACAGGAGACGTTTTTCGCGATTCACGCCCAGAAAGCGATCGCACTTTGCTTGGTAGCGATGAGTGGGCTGTACTCGAAGAAATTTGTGGCGATGACGCGATGCATCTCGAATTGATGGCGAAGTTACTCGATACCGAACGACAGTATCGCACAATGGCACGTCGTAATGGCATTTTTGAGGCGTTAGAAAAATGCTTTGAAACAAGTTCGCGTTCTAAAGAAGAAGCGATCGCTAACGCACATTACAAACGAGACTTGAAAAATGCTGCTGAGCAAGGCAACATTGAAACCGTCAAGCAATTAACATGGGCAAGCCTGAAGTTTCAAGCGACATCCATAAATAATAATGCATTGAGTGATTAA
- the murJ gene encoding murein biosynthesis integral membrane protein MurJ has translation MSEKPSRSLAGIAGIVAAATLLSKLVALVRQQAIAAAFGVGVVANAYSYAYVIPSFFWVLLGGVNGPIHSAIVSVLSKRSKQEAAQLVETTTTLVSGLLIFITVILVIFADFFISLLGPQLSSTTQAIATVQLRIMVPMALLAGLVGIGFGTLNTANQYWLLSISPVLSSITIIIGLGILALQLGNNIVLPQYALLGGQVLAWGTLAGAILQWLAQLITQWRLGLGTLRLRFDFRSPGVREAINIMAPATFSSGMMQINLYTDLFFASGIAGAAAAFSYAGLLVQTPLGIISNMILLPLLPILSQLAAPEDWLNLKLRIRQGLLVTAITMLPLGALFVALAVPIVRVIYERGAFEQEGSQLVASVLMAYGIGMFVYLARDVLVRVFYALGDGTTPFRISLLNIILNVGLDYVLVKPFGAPGITLATVGVNFASTIMFLLILNRRLNGLPLREWSRPILSLTASSFVAGTASWAVLWASQQILGSEGLIVQLLQLTVSGLVGLGVFAAIALQMKLPEVDLVISRLRQRFVR, from the coding sequence GTGTCTGAAAAACCTTCTCGTTCGTTAGCTGGAATTGCCGGAATTGTTGCTGCTGCAACTTTGCTGAGTAAACTCGTGGCACTTGTGCGCCAACAAGCGATCGCAGCAGCGTTTGGTGTTGGTGTGGTGGCGAATGCTTATAGCTATGCCTACGTCATTCCTAGCTTCTTTTGGGTGCTACTCGGTGGCGTAAATGGACCAATTCACAGTGCCATTGTCAGTGTCTTATCCAAACGCAGCAAACAAGAAGCTGCGCAGTTAGTCGAAACAACGACCACACTTGTGAGTGGATTACTCATTTTTATTACTGTAATCTTAGTTATTTTTGCCGACTTTTTTATTAGCTTACTTGGTCCGCAACTTAGTTCGACAACACAAGCGATCGCCACTGTGCAACTGCGGATTATGGTACCAATGGCATTACTTGCAGGATTAGTGGGTATTGGCTTTGGCACGTTAAACACCGCAAATCAATATTGGCTCCTCTCGATTAGTCCAGTACTTTCTAGTATCACAATTATTATTGGGCTTGGAATCTTAGCGCTACAACTGGGAAACAATATCGTCTTACCGCAATACGCTTTGTTAGGCGGACAAGTTTTAGCTTGGGGAACTCTTGCAGGTGCAATTTTACAATGGCTTGCCCAACTTATTACCCAGTGGCGGTTAGGACTTGGTACCCTCCGCCTGCGATTTGATTTTCGCTCTCCTGGAGTCCGCGAAGCCATTAATATTATGGCTCCCGCAACGTTTTCATCAGGAATGATGCAAATCAATCTCTATACTGATCTGTTTTTCGCTTCAGGAATTGCGGGTGCTGCAGCAGCATTTAGCTATGCTGGTTTACTCGTACAAACTCCTTTGGGCATCATTTCTAACATGATTTTGCTGCCCTTACTACCGATACTTTCGCAGTTAGCTGCACCTGAAGATTGGCTAAATCTTAAGCTGCGTATTCGTCAAGGCTTACTCGTTACAGCAATTACAATGCTGCCATTGGGTGCGCTGTTTGTTGCTTTAGCAGTTCCCATTGTCCGAGTCATTTACGAGCGTGGCGCTTTTGAACAAGAAGGTTCGCAGTTGGTAGCGTCAGTACTAATGGCTTATGGCATCGGCATGTTTGTCTACTTAGCGCGTGATGTCCTCGTCAGAGTATTTTATGCGTTAGGTGATGGCACTACTCCGTTTCGCATTAGTTTGCTAAATATCATCCTCAATGTAGGACTTGATTACGTCCTTGTGAAGCCTTTTGGCGCTCCAGGGATTACGCTAGCAACAGTAGGAGTAAATTTTGCTTCAACAATTATGTTCCTCCTCATTCTCAACCGTCGGCTCAATGGTTTGCCGCTGCGCGAGTGGAGTAGACCTATTTTGAGTTTAACCGCTAGTAGTTTTGTTGCTGGAACTGCGAGTTGGGCGGTGCTTTGGGCTTCTCAGCAAATACTTGGTAGTGAGGGTTTAATTGTTCAGTTGTTGCAACTGACTGTATCTGGTTTAGTAGGACTTGGTGTGTTTGCGGCGATCGCCTTGCAAATGAAGTTACCTGAAGTTGATTTGGTAATATCACGCCTCCGCCAACGTTTTGTGAGATAA
- a CDS encoding L,D-transpeptidase has protein sequence MIKQLFAVAGAVVAVNVITHQFAHQQNLSESPPVVPQSVMPQTPVNNTPNKVAEPLRLEIQLNNRKVTLYRGETPIKSYPIAVGRPGWETPTGNFRVGQMLKNPTWISPLTDETVPGGHPENPLGSYWIGFWSDGRNSIGFHGTPNAETVGAAASHGCIRMYNADVEELFSQVSLGTPVTVVE, from the coding sequence ATGATCAAGCAATTGTTTGCCGTAGCTGGCGCAGTAGTAGCCGTCAATGTAATTACTCACCAGTTTGCTCATCAGCAAAATTTATCAGAGTCGCCGCCGGTTGTGCCACAATCGGTTATGCCTCAAACTCCTGTTAACAATACACCTAACAAAGTCGCTGAGCCTTTGAGGTTAGAAATTCAGCTCAACAATCGTAAAGTCACCCTGTATCGGGGAGAAACACCCATTAAAAGTTATCCGATCGCTGTAGGACGTCCTGGTTGGGAAACTCCTACTGGTAATTTTCGCGTAGGTCAGATGTTAAAAAATCCTACGTGGATTAGTCCCTTAACGGATGAGACAGTTCCAGGAGGACACCCCGAAAATCCGCTAGGTTCGTATTGGATCGGGTTTTGGAGTGATGGCAGAAATTCGATTGGTTTTCATGGGACTCCTAATGCTGAAACAGTTGGTGCAGCGGCTTCACATGGCTGTATTCGGATGTACAACGCAGATGTTGAAGAGTTGTTTAGTCAAGTAAGTTTAGGAACTCCTGTCACAGTTGTGGAATAA
- a CDS encoding S1C family serine protease — MSTETSLLLACSNNLAAAVEQVASAVVAVNARQRIPSSGVHWHSGVVVTTDRALKREEEITVTLCDNRTVPATVAGRDSSTDLAVLKLPETNFPTAGIGDSKSLKVGHIVLAVGRSGENGISASMGVINAVGGAWRSWYDGQIDQFIRPDLTFYPGFSGGPLVDATGCVVGINTSGLSRRSNITLPITTVNRVVSQLLEKERITRGYLGLGMQPVHLPDNLQQTLNLQTNTGVIIVNVKPDGPGDRAGVMIGDILIALDGTPMRDSAQVLAMLEPERINQTLNAAMIRGGNLVQVAITVGDRSMKF, encoded by the coding sequence GTGTCTACAGAAACCAGTTTACTACTGGCTTGCTCAAATAATTTAGCAGCGGCGGTAGAACAAGTAGCTAGTGCAGTAGTTGCAGTTAACGCACGACAGCGTATCCCTTCAAGCGGTGTTCATTGGCATTCGGGTGTTGTTGTTACTACTGATCGCGCACTGAAACGCGAAGAAGAAATCACTGTCACCTTATGTGATAATCGCACTGTACCTGCAACGGTAGCTGGGCGCGATTCTAGCACTGATTTAGCAGTACTCAAATTGCCAGAAACCAACTTCCCCACAGCAGGAATTGGTGATTCAAAATCACTCAAGGTAGGTCATATTGTCCTTGCGGTGGGGCGTTCTGGAGAAAATGGTATTAGTGCCAGTATGGGAGTAATTAATGCTGTCGGTGGTGCATGGCGCAGCTGGTACGATGGTCAAATTGATCAGTTTATCCGCCCAGATTTAACATTCTACCCTGGTTTTTCTGGTGGTCCATTAGTTGATGCAACTGGTTGTGTTGTTGGAATTAATACATCGGGCTTGTCGCGGCGGAGCAATATCACGCTTCCTATTACGACTGTTAACCGTGTGGTTAGTCAACTGCTGGAAAAAGAACGGATTACTCGTGGTTATTTAGGCTTGGGGATGCAACCCGTGCATTTACCAGATAATCTCCAGCAAACACTCAATTTACAGACAAATACTGGGGTAATTATTGTCAATGTTAAACCCGATGGTCCTGGCGATCGTGCTGGTGTGATGATTGGTGACATCCTGATCGCGCTAGATGGTACACCAATGCGTGATAGCGCACAAGTATTAGCAATGTTAGAACCAGAGCGAATTAATCAAACTCTTAATGCTGCGATGATTCGTGGTGGCAATTTAGTGCAAGTTGCAATTACTGTGGGCGATCGCTCAATGAAATTTTAG
- a CDS encoding 2TM domain-containing protein, giving the protein MPPRWPRKPDRRDPAYRRLDDRMNFAMHVAIFAVVNSGLWFFYNLKSVAWAWLPWLTASWLIVLLVHLIYISAIANYAEPETPPKST; this is encoded by the coding sequence ATGCCTCCTCGTTGGCCGCGTAAACCCGATCGCCGCGATCCAGCCTATCGTCGCTTGGATGACCGTATGAATTTTGCAATGCACGTCGCAATTTTTGCTGTAGTTAATTCTGGGTTGTGGTTTTTCTACAATCTCAAGTCTGTTGCTTGGGCTTGGCTACCCTGGTTAACGGCAAGTTGGTTAATTGTATTACTCGTGCATTTAATTTATATTTCGGCGATCGCCAATTATGCTGAGCCGGAAACTCCACCAAAGTCTACTTAA
- a CDS encoding type II toxin-antitoxin system HicB family antitoxin, whose translation MDFYTVVLRQSAGYWVALCLENGMVSQGETQDSAIGKLKEAIESFQDVYASESDIYCAPVPIKELHEFLTVESKEPVSEVYEFRAVYA comes from the coding sequence ATGGATTTTTACACCGTTGTTCTGCGACAAAGTGCGGGTTATTGGGTTGCCTTATGTTTAGAAAATGGGATGGTGAGTCAGGGCGAGACGCAGGATAGCGCAATCGGAAAATTAAAGGAGGCAATTGAGTCTTTTCAAGACGTTTACGCATCTGAATCTGATATTTATTGTGCTCCCGTTCCAATAAAGGAATTGCATGAGTTTTTGACTGTAGAGTCAAAGGAGCCAGTATCAGAAGTATACGAATTTAGGGCAGTTTATGCCTAA
- a CDS encoding DNA phosphorothioation-associated protein 4, which produces MVETGRIRVAKDKADLVKSLISTDGATGPFQTYVDVIVFAAALGAKHNKRIPLGEISKREPSPIPQEQFIVRGYDTVINLVAITETKNLKILSLTEDQISEKRNYIFEEYANGGLEILQVEFRGAVDYSERILLLLSSERIKHEEQDSEFDLSKFLS; this is translated from the coding sequence ATGGTAGAAACTGGCAGAATCAGAGTTGCAAAAGATAAAGCTGATTTAGTTAAATCTCTAATATCAACTGACGGGGCAACAGGTCCTTTTCAGACTTATGTTGACGTAATTGTATTTGCTGCTGCTTTGGGTGCAAAACATAACAAGCGAATACCTTTAGGAGAAATCTCAAAAAGAGAACCTTCTCCTATTCCACAAGAACAGTTTATTGTGAGAGGATATGATACGGTAATTAACCTCGTAGCAATTACTGAAACCAAAAACCTAAAAATTTTATCCTTAACTGAAGACCAAATTAGTGAAAAACGTAATTATATTTTTGAAGAATATGCCAATGGTGGACTAGAAATATTACAAGTAGAGTTTCGAGGTGCGGTTGATTACTCAGAACGAATTTTACTGCTCCTCAGTTCAGAACGAATCAAGCATGAAGAACAAGATAGTGAATTTGATCTTAGTAAATTTTTATCTTGA
- a CDS encoding DGQHR domain-containing protein has translation MNNRVADTTSKYCRENKPEELALLLAKHSENQIFVQTTAMGGTQAYLGSVTLEWFALQVRFASCLPLLQPKYNRATDNIEIDADTIEEIQQRPLDWSRQLPLVQYLAAWKNHKFPPVLVVVNQPWVDNPQAPEWDREGRATKPTINFTPLDRGGEVGLLNFAAEVTIYALDGQHRLMGVQGLMELIETHQLQRYRKDKTPDGSLMTVSDLIAHYQVDATYLESLPKEKIGIEFICAVEKGETREEARRRVRSIFVHVNLMAAPLTKGQLAQLNEDDGFSIVARKIATTHPLLEQRSDRQSRVNWNSATVATKSTVLTTLQALKEMAQRYLGQKFLHWKPLGKGLISMRPEDKELEVGILKFQKLFDCLATLPSYRVLEENETPLLRRFSFEKDGGEGNILFRPVGQVAVAQGLGILVFKKGFSLVDIFKKLRKFDLEGGFSGMEYPRSLWYGVLYDPNKKRVQVAGRDLAAKLLIYILGGIQEPMERAELRKAVADARTVEKTIGFDGKFTEPKAVGLPPIL, from the coding sequence ATGAATAATAGAGTAGCTGATACTACTAGTAAATATTGTAGGGAAAACAAACCAGAGGAACTGGCTTTATTGTTAGCGAAGCATTCAGAGAATCAGATTTTCGTGCAAACAACAGCGATGGGTGGAACTCAAGCTTATCTAGGATCTGTCACTTTGGAGTGGTTTGCACTGCAAGTTCGCTTTGCATCTTGTTTACCCTTGCTTCAACCAAAATATAATCGAGCAACAGATAACATTGAAATTGATGCGGATACTATCGAAGAAATTCAGCAACGTCCGCTTGACTGGTCGCGCCAACTACCGCTAGTACAATACTTAGCAGCATGGAAAAATCACAAGTTTCCCCCAGTACTCGTAGTCGTTAATCAACCGTGGGTAGATAATCCTCAAGCACCTGAGTGGGATCGTGAGGGACGCGCTACAAAGCCTACTATTAATTTTACGCCTCTTGATCGCGGCGGTGAAGTCGGTTTACTTAACTTTGCTGCGGAAGTCACGATTTACGCACTCGATGGTCAACACCGACTGATGGGAGTACAAGGGTTAATGGAGTTAATTGAGACGCATCAACTCCAGCGTTATCGAAAAGATAAAACTCCCGATGGCAGTTTGATGACAGTAAGTGATTTAATCGCGCATTATCAAGTAGACGCTACTTACTTAGAAAGCTTACCCAAAGAAAAAATTGGGATTGAGTTTATCTGTGCAGTTGAGAAGGGAGAAACCCGTGAAGAAGCCCGACGACGGGTAAGATCGATCTTTGTTCATGTCAACTTGATGGCTGCACCTTTGACGAAAGGTCAGTTAGCGCAGTTGAACGAAGATGATGGTTTCTCGATTGTGGCGCGAAAAATTGCGACGACGCATCCGTTGTTGGAACAAAGAAGCGATCGCCAGTCGCGAGTTAATTGGAATAGTGCGACAGTTGCAACCAAGTCTACTGTTTTAACAACACTGCAAGCGCTTAAAGAAATGGCCCAGAGATATCTAGGGCAAAAGTTTTTACACTGGAAACCCTTGGGCAAAGGTTTAATTTCCATGCGCCCAGAGGATAAAGAACTTGAGGTAGGCATTTTAAAGTTTCAGAAGTTGTTCGATTGTTTAGCAACGCTACCAAGTTACAGAGTACTCGAGGAGAACGAAACTCCGTTACTCCGACGCTTCAGTTTTGAGAAGGATGGCGGTGAAGGAAATATACTTTTTCGTCCTGTTGGTCAAGTTGCCGTAGCACAAGGGCTAGGAATTTTAGTATTTAAAAAAGGGTTCTCGCTGGTAGACATCTTTAAGAAACTGCGAAAGTTTGATCTGGAGGGAGGTTTTAGCGGGATGGAGTACCCGCGATCGCTTTGGTATGGTGTTTTATATGACCCAAATAAGAAGCGCGTACAAGTCGCTGGACGCGATCTAGCAGCAAAGTTACTGATTTACATCTTAGGCGGAATCCAGGAACCGATGGAACGCGCTGAACTTCGCAAGGCTGTAGCGGATGCTAGAACTGTTGAGAAAACGATCGGCTTTGATGGCAAGTTTACGGAACCAAAAGCAGTAGGACTACCACCTATTTTGTAA
- a CDS encoding AAA family ATPase, which produces MKLTSIRLCNFRSFYGKTPEIVLAGETKRNTTIIHGNNGAGKTSFLNAFTWVLYEKFSAAFASVEQLVNKRAIAEANIGQAVECWVEVLWEHDNKRYRVKRECRVYKNETDFDAGKTQLFMQVAGDDGRWYPSPQHPEDVINQILPVSLHQYFFFDGERIEQIVRSDKKAEIAEATKIFLGVKVIDNSIKHLSEAKKTLENELKAVGDAETKQILRNRQKIEIEIEQITQRQTEIIQELEYQQTFKKETNNRLRELSAAKELQERRQVLENQKKSNQENLRQSKEALKKAISTRGYSVLLSSTTSQFREIIADLKQRGELTAGISQEFVQELLNSNRCICGAELYDGSHAHHNVSNLLNQTGSSTIQETTIRTFSQVAEIDKQATAFWEDVDREQVRISQLRASISQIEAELDNIQERLRKDPSEEIRSLQRRLDDIEKKITELNIEQGEKKQQITNLKTEVAELDKQIAKQRFNEERQALAQRRITATLDAIERLTEVKHRQEKQFRLQLEKRIQEIFNEISITPYIPKISDKYELTLVENTAGIEASVAASTGENQILSLSFVGSIIDKVREWSERKMLMVADSSTFPIVMDSPFGSLDETYRRQIAKIIPQLANQLIVLVSNTQWRGEVEIEMTKRIGREYVLTYYSSKLDCEEDVIEIARQQYPLVRQSPNEFEYTEILEVNREN; this is translated from the coding sequence ATGAAGTTAACTTCGATTCGGCTGTGTAACTTTCGTTCGTTTTATGGCAAAACACCGGAGATCGTACTTGCAGGAGAGACAAAGCGCAACACGACAATTATTCACGGTAACAATGGCGCAGGTAAGACAAGTTTCTTAAATGCATTTACGTGGGTACTGTACGAGAAATTTAGTGCAGCTTTTGCTTCAGTTGAACAACTTGTCAATAAACGGGCGATCGCCGAAGCGAATATTGGACAAGCAGTGGAATGTTGGGTAGAAGTATTGTGGGAACACGACAACAAGCGCTACCGCGTCAAACGTGAGTGTCGTGTTTATAAAAACGAAACCGACTTCGACGCAGGTAAAACCCAGTTATTCATGCAAGTAGCTGGCGATGATGGACGATGGTATCCTTCACCACAGCATCCAGAAGATGTGATCAACCAAATCCTACCAGTGAGCTTACACCAGTATTTCTTTTTTGATGGCGAACGAATTGAACAGATTGTGCGATCGGATAAGAAAGCAGAAATTGCCGAAGCCACCAAAATATTTTTAGGCGTAAAAGTCATCGATAACTCGATCAAGCATCTAAGTGAAGCGAAAAAAACACTAGAAAATGAATTAAAAGCCGTTGGTGATGCTGAAACAAAGCAAATTTTGCGAAATCGGCAAAAGATAGAAATTGAAATTGAACAAATTACACAGCGTCAAACTGAGATTATTCAAGAGTTAGAATATCAACAAACTTTCAAAAAAGAAACAAATAATCGTCTCCGCGAACTTAGTGCAGCTAAGGAATTGCAGGAAAGACGTCAAGTGCTAGAAAACCAGAAAAAATCGAACCAAGAAAATCTACGACAAAGTAAAGAAGCACTCAAAAAAGCAATTTCTACACGCGGCTATAGTGTATTGCTGTCATCAACTACAAGTCAATTTCGTGAAATTATTGCAGACTTAAAGCAGCGCGGTGAGTTAACAGCAGGAATATCACAAGAATTTGTCCAAGAACTACTTAACTCTAACCGTTGTATTTGTGGTGCTGAATTATACGATGGAAGTCATGCACATCACAATGTCAGCAACTTATTAAATCAAACTGGTTCTTCTACTATCCAAGAAACCACGATTCGCACGTTCTCGCAAGTCGCTGAAATTGACAAACAAGCAACAGCTTTTTGGGAGGATGTCGATCGCGAACAAGTACGAATTAGTCAATTACGAGCAAGTATTTCGCAGATTGAAGCTGAATTAGATAATATTCAAGAACGTTTACGCAAAGATCCGAGTGAAGAAATTCGCAGTTTGCAAAGACGTTTGGATGATATTGAAAAAAAAATTACTGAGTTAAACATAGAACAAGGCGAAAAAAAGCAACAAATTACTAATTTAAAAACTGAAGTGGCTGAATTAGATAAACAAATTGCAAAACAACGATTTAATGAAGAAAGACAAGCATTAGCACAACGGCGTATTACAGCAACTCTAGATGCAATTGAACGATTAACTGAGGTTAAACATCGTCAAGAGAAGCAATTTCGCTTGCAGCTAGAAAAACGTATTCAAGAAATATTTAATGAAATCTCTATTACACCGTACATTCCCAAAATCAGTGATAAATATGAATTAACTCTCGTAGAAAATACTGCCGGAATTGAAGCTAGTGTTGCAGCTTCTACGGGTGAAAATCAAATTCTTAGCTTATCATTTGTCGGTAGCATCATCGACAAAGTACGCGAGTGGAGTGAAAGAAAAATGTTGATGGTAGCTGATAGTAGTACATTTCCCATAGTCATGGATTCGCCCTTTGGTAGTTTGGATGAAACGTATCGGCGGCAAATTGCCAAAATTATTCCGCAATTAGCAAATCAATTGATTGTCTTGGTAAGCAATACGCAGTGGCGCGGAGAAGTGGAAATAGAAATGACTAAGAGAATTGGGAGAGAATATGTACTAACTTACTACTCTTCTAAACTAGATTGTGAAGAAGATGTAATTGAGATTGCACGACAACAGTATCCTCTAGTAAGACAAAGCCCTAATGAGTTTGAGTATACCGAAATTCTTGAGGTGAATCGCGAGAATTGA
- a CDS encoding type II toxin-antitoxin system HicA family toxin, which yields MPKNIPSLKPKQLIKLLEKAGCTFYREGKGDHSLYTRVVEGKTRVVPIDMGAKEMSPAYVLRIFRQFGFTDEEIEDLLK from the coding sequence ATGCCTAAAAATATTCCCTCACTCAAGCCAAAGCAATTAATTAAACTTTTAGAAAAGGCAGGTTGCACGTTTTACCGAGAGGGTAAAGGAGATCATAGTCTTTATACCCGTGTTGTTGAGGGTAAGACACGAGTAGTCCCAATTGATATGGGAGCCAAAGAAATGTCTCCTGCTTATGTGTTGCGAATTTTTAGGCAGTTCGGATTTACGGATGAAGAAATTGAGGACTTGTTGAAATAG
- a CDS encoding DUF3181 family protein: MANQSTTEILEALASEIGESVYIDVAKWHLYLSDAKLHKVLAEKFYPLLSANSVKEDEVLEILKDMPIKIGGGRREIPLIDLLPMQCQVNLIDIVEKYQSRF, encoded by the coding sequence ATGGCTAACCAAAGTACGACAGAAATTCTCGAAGCGCTAGCATCTGAAATCGGTGAAAGTGTCTATATTGATGTTGCCAAATGGCATCTCTATCTTTCTGATGCAAAGTTGCATAAGGTTTTGGCAGAGAAATTTTATCCGCTACTTTCGGCTAATTCTGTTAAGGAGGACGAAGTTCTAGAAATTTTGAAAGATATGCCAATTAAGATCGGTGGCGGGAGAAGAGAAATTCCTTTAATTGATTTATTACCGATGCAATGTCAAGTTAACTTGATCGATATTGTAGAGAAGTATCAAAGTAGGTTTTAA